A window of Hymenobacter aerilatus contains these coding sequences:
- a CDS encoding acyl-CoA thioesterase encodes MTLEEKITRAETRIFKAVFPNTTNHYDTLFGGTTLHMMDEVAFITATRFSRLKMVTVSSERVDFTHPIPGGTLVELIGRVEHVGNTSLKVRVDLFVEQMYSEEREKAVSGVFTFVAIDENKRPIRILDQPVEAVG; translated from the coding sequence ATGACCCTCGAAGAGAAAATTACCCGTGCCGAGACGCGCATTTTCAAAGCCGTATTCCCCAACACCACCAACCACTACGACACGCTCTTTGGCGGTACTACCCTGCACATGATGGACGAGGTAGCCTTTATCACGGCTACCCGCTTTTCGCGCCTGAAAATGGTGACGGTATCTTCTGAGCGGGTCGATTTCACTCACCCCATTCCCGGCGGCACGCTGGTGGAGCTGATTGGCCGCGTAGAGCACGTAGGCAACACCAGCCTGAAAGTGCGCGTGGACCTGTTTGTGGAGCAGATGTACTCCGAGGAGCGCGAAAAAGCCGTTTCAGGCGTCTTCACGTTCGTAGCCATCGACGAAAATAAGCGCCCCATCCGCATCCTGGATCAGCCGGTGGAGGCAGTAGGATAA
- a CDS encoding MFS transporter, translated as MASRVKSIFSGSIGNLVEWYDWYIYSAFALYFAPAFFPKGNQTAQLLNSAAIFAVGFLMRPLGGWLLGLYADRQGRKAALLLSVVLMCTGSLLIALTPGYATIGVFAPVLLVVARLLQGLSVGGEYGTSATYLSEIADRKNRGFFSSFQYVTLIAGQLVALLVQLALQALLTSEQLHAWGWRIPFVIGAAAAVVALFLRRHMEETDAFVKKDQPAGSAPEKEESKLRVLLRYPREVLTVVGLTLGGTIVFYTFTTYTQKFLVNTAGFTKDQATLVSFGALAVAMVLQPVVGALSDRVGRRPVLLAFGVGATLGTVPLMTALGRASSSWEAFVLLVIAMLNMSGYTAINAVVKAELFPTEIRALGVGLPYALTVALFGGTAEYVALLAKEYNVEAWFYWYVTACAIISLITYLRMADTRHTSRINQE; from the coding sequence ATGGCCTCGCGGGTGAAATCCATCTTCAGCGGCTCCATTGGCAATCTGGTAGAATGGTACGACTGGTACATCTACTCGGCGTTTGCGCTGTACTTCGCGCCGGCTTTCTTCCCCAAAGGCAACCAAACGGCGCAGCTGCTCAACTCGGCGGCCATTTTTGCGGTAGGCTTTCTGATGCGGCCGCTAGGCGGGTGGCTGCTGGGCCTCTACGCCGACCGCCAGGGCCGGAAAGCGGCTCTGCTGCTGTCGGTGGTGCTGATGTGCACCGGCTCCCTGCTCATTGCCCTCACGCCCGGTTATGCTACCATTGGCGTGTTCGCGCCCGTACTGCTGGTGGTAGCGCGGCTGCTACAGGGGCTGAGCGTGGGCGGCGAGTACGGCACCTCGGCCACCTACCTCAGCGAAATAGCCGACCGAAAGAATCGGGGCTTCTTTTCCAGCTTTCAATACGTGACCCTGATAGCAGGGCAGCTGGTGGCGCTATTGGTACAACTGGCTTTACAAGCGCTGCTGACTTCGGAGCAGTTGCACGCCTGGGGTTGGCGCATCCCGTTTGTGATAGGTGCAGCAGCGGCCGTGGTGGCGCTATTTCTGCGGCGGCACATGGAAGAAACAGACGCGTTCGTAAAGAAAGATCAACCCGCTGGATCGGCGCCGGAGAAAGAAGAAAGCAAGCTGCGCGTGCTGCTGCGCTACCCTCGCGAGGTGCTCACGGTGGTAGGCCTCACGCTGGGCGGCACCATTGTATTCTACACCTTCACCACCTATACCCAGAAGTTTCTGGTAAATACCGCAGGCTTCACAAAAGACCAGGCCACGCTGGTGTCGTTTGGGGCGCTGGCGGTGGCCATGGTGCTACAACCCGTAGTGGGGGCACTGTCGGATAGGGTAGGGCGGCGACCGGTGCTGCTGGCGTTTGGGGTAGGCGCCACCCTGGGTACTGTGCCCCTCATGACAGCCTTGGGCCGCGCTAGCAGCAGTTGGGAAGCGTTTGTGCTGCTGGTCATCGCCATGCTCAATATGAGCGGCTACACGGCCATCAACGCCGTCGTGAAAGCCGAGCTGTTCCCAACCGAAATTCGGGCTTTGGGGGTAGGGCTGCCTTACGCCCTCACTGTGGCTCTGTTCGGGGGAACGGCCGAGTATGTGGCGCTGCTGGCCAAGGAATACAACGTGGAGGCGTGGTTCTATTGGTACGTGACGGCCTGCGCCATCATTTCCCTCATCACCTACCTGCGCATGGCCGATACCCGGCACACCTCGCGCATCAACCAGGAGTAG
- a CDS encoding NADH:flavin oxidoreductase/NADH oxidase codes for MSTLLFSPLRLRGLELKNRIVVSPMCQYSSEDGFANDWHLVHLGSRAVGGAGLILSEAAAVAPEGRITPQDLGIWKDEHVPGLKRITDFVRQQGTAIGVQLAHAGRKASTTPPWEGGKAIAATQPDGWEVVAPSALPFAPDKATPHALSEAEIQQVVADFRVAARRSLAAGFQLIEVHAAHGYLLHEFLSPLSNERTDQYGGSFENRSRLLLDVVAAIRAEVPHDYPVIVRISATDWTEGGWTKDDSVQLARVLQANGVDLLDASTGGNVPDAKIPTGPGYQVEFAATVKQQTGLPTGAVGIITTAQQAEEILQQGQADLVLLAREFLRDPYFPLHAAPELDADLPWPVQYERAKRPKRTSK; via the coding sequence ATGTCTACTCTTCTTTTTTCCCCGCTGCGTCTGCGCGGGCTTGAACTTAAAAACCGCATTGTGGTGTCGCCGATGTGCCAGTACTCCTCGGAGGACGGCTTCGCCAACGACTGGCACCTAGTGCACCTAGGCAGCCGCGCCGTGGGCGGGGCTGGCCTCATCCTCTCAGAAGCTGCCGCCGTGGCGCCCGAGGGCCGCATCACGCCCCAGGACCTAGGCATCTGGAAAGACGAGCACGTACCCGGCCTGAAGCGCATCACTGATTTTGTACGCCAGCAGGGCACCGCCATTGGTGTGCAGCTGGCCCACGCCGGCCGCAAAGCCAGCACCACTCCGCCCTGGGAAGGTGGCAAAGCCATTGCGGCCACGCAGCCCGACGGCTGGGAAGTGGTAGCGCCCAGCGCCCTACCCTTCGCCCCCGACAAAGCCACGCCCCACGCGCTGAGCGAAGCCGAAATTCAGCAGGTTGTGGCTGATTTTAGGGTGGCGGCCCGCCGCAGCCTGGCTGCTGGCTTTCAACTGATTGAGGTGCACGCCGCCCACGGGTATTTGCTGCACGAGTTTCTGTCGCCGCTCAGCAACGAGCGCACCGACCAGTACGGAGGTTCCTTCGAGAACCGCAGCCGCCTGCTGCTGGATGTGGTGGCTGCTATTCGCGCCGAGGTGCCCCACGACTACCCCGTTATCGTACGCATTTCGGCCACCGACTGGACCGAGGGCGGCTGGACCAAAGACGACTCGGTGCAGCTGGCGCGTGTGCTCCAGGCCAACGGCGTCGACCTGCTGGATGCCTCCACCGGCGGCAACGTGCCCGATGCGAAAATCCCCACTGGTCCCGGCTACCAAGTGGAGTTTGCAGCAACTGTGAAACAGCAAACCGGCCTGCCAACGGGGGCCGTGGGTATCATCACCACCGCCCAACAGGCCGAAGAAATTCTGCAACAAGGCCAAGCTGACCTGGTACTGCTGGCCCGCGAGTTTCTGCGCGACCCATACTTCCCCCTGCACGCCGCCCCAGAACTGGACGCAGACCTGCCCTGGCCTGTGCAGTACGAGCGCGCCAAGCGGCCGAAGCGAACAAGCAAGTAG
- a CDS encoding OmpA family protein, translated as MGKNLLQTVKSSFTAQQVTQLSAAVQENEGGVEQVVNQSAILVVQHLMARTQRPGGTEVLATLAQEAYRAGVLHHLADLHTTDWQRRGLDLMQGLLGDAYALTLNRLAVSAYVEPTAARTLLGTVAAATLAALGRYAAEQELSVQQLSAYLQSQPEEMGTTGAAVWPSASTSLPEPAPRAAPELVRAGVGSWGGTPEPASDARTSSSLRWQWGLLLLLAVSLGYYFGHERLSAVPGTAAYAGTAPTTTPAALPTTASTDPAASAATGHYDSESDSYIYDTGQPVILQLANGTTQKVGARSTENRLYTFLSEPTIQVDPVNRTKGWINFDRVYFEPAKAVLTAESHQQLVNVAGILKSFPNAVVKIGGYTDSLGNDLQNLHLSEERARTAMFALADMGIPVAQLQAKGYGSKHSLTSNETVEGRALNRRISIRVVKK; from the coding sequence ATGGGCAAGAATTTACTCCAAACGGTGAAAAGCTCCTTCACGGCGCAGCAAGTTACCCAGCTTAGCGCGGCCGTACAGGAGAACGAAGGGGGTGTCGAGCAGGTCGTCAACCAATCGGCCATCTTGGTGGTACAGCACCTGATGGCGCGCACTCAGCGGCCGGGAGGCACTGAGGTGCTGGCTACACTGGCTCAGGAAGCGTACCGGGCCGGCGTGCTCCACCACCTCGCCGACCTGCACACCACCGACTGGCAGCGCCGCGGCCTCGACCTGATGCAGGGCCTCCTGGGCGACGCCTACGCACTTACCCTCAACCGATTGGCCGTATCGGCCTATGTGGAGCCCACCGCGGCCCGCACGCTGCTGGGCACTGTGGCCGCCGCTACCCTGGCGGCGCTGGGGCGCTACGCTGCCGAGCAAGAGCTGAGCGTACAGCAGCTTAGTGCCTACCTGCAAAGTCAGCCGGAGGAGATGGGGACAACTGGAGCGGCTGTGTGGCCTTCTGCCAGCACCAGCCTGCCCGAGCCGGCACCCCGGGCGGCCCCCGAGTTAGTACGGGCCGGTGTGGGCAGTTGGGGCGGTACCCCGGAGCCAGCAAGCGACGCACGCACCTCCTCTTCGTTGCGCTGGCAATGGGGCCTGCTGCTGCTGCTCGCCGTGAGCCTGGGCTATTACTTCGGACACGAGCGGCTATCGGCCGTGCCGGGTACTGCGGCTTATGCGGGCACTGCGCCTACTACCACTCCGGCGGCGCTGCCCACTACGGCTTCGACCGATCCGGCTGCTTCGGCCGCTACCGGCCACTACGACAGCGAGAGCGACAGCTACATCTACGACACGGGCCAGCCGGTTATCCTGCAACTAGCCAATGGCACCACCCAGAAGGTAGGCGCCCGCTCCACCGAAAACCGCCTCTACACGTTCCTCTCCGAGCCTACCATTCAGGTGGATCCGGTGAACCGCACGAAGGGCTGGATCAACTTCGACCGCGTGTATTTTGAGCCTGCTAAAGCGGTACTCACGGCCGAGTCGCACCAACAACTGGTGAACGTGGCCGGCATTCTGAAGTCGTTTCCAAACGCTGTGGTGAAGATTGGCGGCTACACCGACAGCCTCGGCAACGACCTGCAAAACCTGCACCTAAGCGAGGAACGTGCCCGCACTGCCATGTTTGCCCTGGCTGATATGGGTATTCCTGTAGCCCAACTGCAAGCCAAGGGGTACGGCTCCAAGCACTCGCTCACTAGCAACGAAACTGTGGAGGGCCGCGCCCTCAATCGCCGCATCAGCATTCGGGTAGTGAAGAAATAA